One part of the Marispirochaeta sp. genome encodes these proteins:
- a CDS encoding flagellar biosynthetic protein FliR → MEFEQAIVNAQIYLLIFARVFALFQTAPLMSSSSIPGVARVALTLFTSLAVFPMVQGFGYPLPNDGLSYALLMFGEAMIGVLIGFFLTMIYSVLLISGQFYAFQMGFGASVVFDPLAQIELPLMGQFLNLLAMYAFIAASGFMNLFLKGIYRSFQAFRAVDLVLQQEYIVSMLARGLTNLFAQSLIIAFPVMGTLMLVTVSEGLLAKAAPQMNLLMLGFPIRIGVAFIVLLLTLPAITFTYVNILNSGFLEIMQLFRTGTGAAV, encoded by the coding sequence ATGGAGTTTGAACAGGCTATTGTTAATGCCCAGATTTATCTTCTCATTTTCGCGCGGGTTTTTGCCCTGTTTCAGACGGCGCCGCTGATGTCGTCATCGTCAATACCGGGAGTAGCCCGGGTAGCCCTTACCCTGTTCACAAGTCTGGCAGTTTTTCCTATGGTGCAGGGATTTGGATACCCCCTGCCGAATGACGGTCTGAGCTATGCCCTTCTTATGTTCGGAGAGGCCATGATAGGTGTTCTCATTGGTTTTTTTCTTACCATGATTTATTCGGTGCTTTTGATTTCCGGACAGTTTTACGCATTTCAGATGGGTTTTGGTGCTTCCGTAGTTTTTGATCCCCTGGCACAGATAGAACTGCCACTTATGGGACAATTTTTGAATCTTCTTGCAATGTACGCATTTATTGCTGCAAGCGGATTTATGAACCTGTTCCTTAAAGGAATATACCGTTCGTTCCAGGCCTTCCGGGCGGTGGACCTTGTACTGCAGCAGGAGTATATAGTATCAATGCTGGCAAGAGGGCTGACCAATCTGTTTGCCCAATCTTTGATCATAGCATTCCCCGTTATGGGTACCCTGATGCTGGTAACGGTTTCAGAAGGTCTTCTGGCCAAAGCAGCACCTCAGATGAATCTGCTTATGCTTGGTTTTCCAATACGTATCGGGGTTGCGTTTATCGTCCTTCTTCTTACTCTGCCGGCTATAACTTTTACCTATGTGAATATACTAAATTCCGGTTTTCTTGAAATAATGCAGCTGTTCAGGACCGGAACAGGAGCTGCGGTATGA
- the fliQ gene encoding flagellar biosynthesis protein FliQ codes for MSIGYAVALMRNAVFQVLLIASPMLLIGMGVGLIISIFQATTSIQEQTLTFVPKIIAIFLALVLFGPIIFGSMRAYTIDIIRQIPQMVF; via the coding sequence ATGTCAATCGGTTACGCCGTTGCACTGATGCGCAACGCGGTATTTCAGGTACTCTTGATTGCTTCTCCCATGCTGCTTATTGGTATGGGTGTGGGGCTGATAATCTCCATTTTTCAGGCTACTACATCCATCCAGGAACAGACCCTGACCTTTGTTCCCAAGATTATCGCGATTTTTCTGGCTCTGGTTTTATTCGGGCCGATCATATTCGGATCCATGCGGGCGTATACAATCGATATTATTCGGCAGATACCGCAGATGGTGTTCTAA
- the fliP gene encoding flagellar type III secretion system pore protein FliP (The bacterial flagellar biogenesis protein FliP forms a type III secretion system (T3SS)-type pore required for flagellar assembly.), which yields MKKKVLVILLIAVTCSGVLTAQEADNVNVPADGLNIPFVDLTIRGAEDNQEVALSLQLLLLLAVITLSPSIIILTTAFLRIAIVFDFIKRALSLQQVPPNQVLMGIALFLTIFIMWPTLTDIYENSFVPFAGGEIGFEEMYDNAEGPLRLFMFRQMQRNYSNIELFMRLSDLPRPANATEVPTHVLIPAFVLHELTVAFKIGILLFIPFIIIDMVVASTLMSMGMIMLPPVMISMPFKLILFVLVDGWGLITEQVMASFL from the coding sequence ATGAAAAAAAAAGTACTCGTCATCCTGCTGATCGCGGTGACGTGTAGCGGTGTATTGACAGCCCAGGAAGCGGATAACGTCAATGTCCCTGCTGACGGCTTGAATATTCCGTTTGTCGATCTCACAATTCGGGGAGCGGAAGACAACCAGGAAGTCGCTTTATCGCTGCAGTTACTTTTACTGCTGGCGGTTATTACACTGTCTCCTTCGATAATAATACTAACCACCGCATTCCTGCGCATAGCGATTGTGTTTGATTTTATTAAGCGTGCATTATCGCTGCAGCAGGTCCCGCCGAATCAGGTTCTCATGGGAATTGCACTTTTTCTGACAATATTCATAATGTGGCCAACCCTTACGGATATTTATGAAAACAGTTTTGTACCTTTTGCCGGCGGGGAAATTGGCTTTGAAGAGATGTATGACAATGCTGAAGGTCCTTTACGGCTTTTTATGTTCAGACAGATGCAGAGAAATTACAGCAATATTGAGCTGTTCATGCGCTTGTCGGACCTGCCGCGACCTGCAAACGCGACGGAAGTTCCAACACATGTGCTGATACCTGCCTTTGTTCTGCATGAATTGACCGTGGCTTTTAAGATTGGGATTCTGCTGTTTATACCATTTATCATAATTGACATGGTTGTTGCTTCAACATTGATGTCCATGGGAATGATAATGCTGCCGCCGGTTATGATCTCAATGCCTTTTAAGCTTATTCTTTTTGTTCTTGTAGATGGCTGGGGTCTTATAACAGAACAGGTTATGGCAAGTTTCTTATAG
- a CDS encoding flagellar biosynthetic protein FliO, which produces MKKNVLAFLLLAALVGSLTAQEAETETERSEVPITEESIIFGDTETSENNTTEALEPGGNLTIWSFVSMVLVLAGVVAAIYGLFFLLKRMAGRGYPDNDLIRILSTKSLSSTRSVHLISLGGRFLLVGSAENSVSLITEIDDKESRDEIDVFLAREDSSTKKSFKQLIGGLLSGGEESGDDSVSSSAHFLKNQGQRMKNL; this is translated from the coding sequence TTGAAAAAAAATGTGCTCGCATTCCTGCTGTTAGCGGCTTTGGTTGGTAGCCTCACAGCGCAGGAAGCGGAAACCGAAACGGAAAGATCCGAAGTCCCAATTACTGAAGAGAGCATTATCTTTGGTGATACGGAAACTTCGGAAAACAACACTACAGAAGCGCTAGAACCCGGCGGGAACCTGACGATATGGAGCTTTGTATCCATGGTCCTTGTACTTGCCGGAGTAGTCGCGGCTATTTATGGTTTATTCTTTCTGTTGAAACGCATGGCAGGAAGAGGATATCCGGATAACGATCTTATCCGAATCCTCTCCACAAAATCCCTCTCCAGTACACGCAGTGTACACCTTATTTCTCTGGGAGGGCGGTTCCTTTTAGTGGGATCCGCTGAAAACAGTGTCAGTCTGATAACGGAAATAGATGACAAAGAAAGCCGTGATGAGATTGATGTTTTTCTTGCCCGGGAAGATTCGTCTACGAAAAAGAGCTTTAAGCAGCTCATCGGTGGACTTCTTTCCGGCGGAGAAGAGAGCGGGGACGATTCGGTTTCGTCATCAGCTCACTTTCTCAAGAACCAGGGACAAAGGATGAAGAATCTCTAA
- the fliY gene encoding flagellar motor switch phosphatase FliY, with translation MSDGSLSQDEIDALLQGGGGFDFGGEESSNDAPAGLTQEQQMAFASKLSGAVSSQASNLSGIIGKSVTIGKPEVELMNREGFVGSAPDQMVVTRIGFSEGVVGEHIYLLPVNLATTIAGLMMGQDEIDLDEAALSALSEAGNTLAGAIATTLGDSVGKTVMTTPGETEMLTKENISLPGDGFLRVSYPVTIEGEKPAQLMEIFSLSAVSDVVKPPQTSPSQAQQSAQMGGGMGQGLMGGGMQQPMGGGYPQMQQGMSMNYQQPPNVQSVQFPNLYPQASAGDQGNIGLLMDVYMEMTVELGRTKRLIREILGMGEGTIIELDKLAGEPVDILVNHKLIAKGEVVVIDENFGVRVTEIVSPMERMSDLT, from the coding sequence ATGAGTGATGGTTCATTATCGCAAGACGAAATTGATGCTTTGCTGCAGGGCGGCGGCGGATTTGATTTCGGGGGAGAGGAGAGTTCAAACGACGCTCCCGCCGGGCTTACCCAGGAACAGCAGATGGCCTTTGCTTCGAAGCTGTCGGGAGCCGTATCGAGTCAGGCCTCGAATCTGAGCGGCATAATCGGAAAAAGCGTAACCATCGGAAAACCCGAGGTTGAACTTATGAACCGTGAAGGGTTTGTCGGTTCGGCACCGGATCAGATGGTGGTAACCAGAATAGGATTCTCGGAAGGAGTTGTAGGGGAACACATTTATCTGCTTCCAGTTAATCTGGCAACAACAATCGCCGGGTTAATGATGGGACAGGATGAGATTGATCTGGATGAGGCAGCATTGTCTGCTCTGTCTGAGGCCGGCAACACCCTGGCAGGAGCAATTGCAACTACCCTGGGAGACTCAGTCGGAAAGACTGTGATGACCACGCCAGGTGAAACGGAGATGCTGACCAAAGAGAATATCTCCTTGCCGGGCGACGGGTTTCTGAGGGTAAGCTACCCCGTGACAATAGAAGGGGAAAAGCCGGCCCAGCTGATGGAGATTTTTTCCTTGTCTGCAGTATCAGATGTTGTAAAACCGCCGCAGACTTCACCGTCTCAGGCACAGCAGTCTGCTCAGATGGGGGGAGGCATGGGCCAGGGCCTGATGGGGGGCGGAATGCAGCAGCCCATGGGCGGGGGATATCCTCAGATGCAGCAGGGAATGAGCATGAATTATCAACAGCCGCCGAACGTTCAGTCTGTGCAATTTCCTAACCTCTATCCACAGGCATCAGCAGGAGATCAGGGCAATATAGGCCTGCTCATGGATGTCTATATGGAAATGACGGTCGAGCTGGGACGTACAAAACGGCTTATCCGTGAAATCCTGGGCATGGGAGAGGGCACCATTATCGAACTGGATAAACTTGCCGGTGAACCCGTGGACATTCTTGTGAACCATAAACTGATCGCCAAGGGCGAAGTAGTGGTTATTGACGAGAATTTTGGAGTTCGGGTAACCGAAATTGTATCTCCAATGGAAAGAATGTCTGATTTGACATGA
- the fliM gene encoding flagellar motor switch protein FliM, which produces MNEVLSQDEIDQLLTAISTGDIESEEVSQAADQRKIKIYDFKRPDKFSKEQIRTVSIMHETFARLTTTALSAQLRSMVHVHVASVDQLTYEEFIRSIPNPTTLGIINMDPLKGSAVLEIDPAITFSIIDRLFGGQGEGTKVQRDLSDIEQSVMEGIIVRILGNLREAWSQVIDLRPRLGQIETNPQFAQIVPPTEMVVLVTLETKVGEVEGMMNFCIPYLTIEPIISKLSAQYMYSTVRSGATTENLNIIKERLSTVHINVVAEIGSINLTVRDVLSLRMGDVIRLQDTRTSDPMVLKIGNRKKFLCRPGLVGNKVAVQITQKLEDIEKEEFEELAVEGEE; this is translated from the coding sequence ATGAACGAGGTATTATCCCAGGATGAAATTGACCAGCTGTTAACGGCAATTTCTACAGGGGATATCGAAAGCGAAGAGGTTTCTCAGGCAGCGGATCAGCGGAAGATCAAAATATATGACTTCAAGCGTCCTGACAAGTTTTCTAAAGAGCAGATCCGTACCGTTTCCATAATGCATGAGACCTTTGCGCGTCTTACCACGACTGCCCTCTCTGCACAGTTGCGCAGCATGGTACACGTACATGTGGCCTCAGTGGATCAGCTTACCTACGAGGAGTTTATACGGTCCATTCCAAATCCCACGACCCTGGGAATTATTAATATGGATCCATTAAAGGGTTCAGCTGTTCTGGAGATCGATCCGGCCATCACTTTCTCCATTATCGATCGTCTGTTCGGCGGTCAGGGAGAAGGAACAAAGGTCCAGCGGGACCTTTCGGATATCGAGCAATCGGTAATGGAGGGCATTATTGTCCGTATTCTGGGCAACCTGCGTGAGGCATGGAGCCAGGTAATTGATCTGCGGCCGCGGCTGGGTCAGATAGAGACTAACCCGCAATTTGCCCAGATTGTTCCGCCTACAGAAATGGTTGTGCTGGTGACACTGGAAACAAAGGTAGGAGAAGTAGAGGGAATGATGAACTTCTGTATTCCCTACCTGACTATAGAGCCGATCATATCCAAGCTTTCGGCCCAGTATATGTATTCTACGGTGCGGTCCGGGGCAACAACGGAAAACCTTAATATTATTAAGGAACGCTTGTCCACCGTACATATTAACGTGGTAGCCGAAATTGGGAGCATAAATCTTACTGTACGGGATGTACTGTCTCTGCGCATGGGAGATGTTATCCGGCTGCAGGATACCCGTACCAGCGACCCGATGGTACTGAAGATCGGAAACCGGAAGAAGTTTCTCTGCAGGCCGGGGCTTGTAGGGAACAAAGTGGCGGTTCAGATAACCCAGAAACTTGAGGATATAGAAAAAGAAGAGTTCGAAGAGCTCGCCGTCGAAGGAGAAGAGTAG
- a CDS encoding flagellar basal body-associated protein FliL has translation MADEDVVFGDDDVTGGVEPDSGGRGGFLPEIVVKILKLVAMGLAAIIFIVTVVVITMQILNRGSAQQSLPAVSQEYQGIAPILQWWDGIEEIRTRTSDTEPMTVIVKVKIGYEKDNKTIQTELNDRQSPLQAEIRHYFSTKNAAELTPRHEAQITNELKTLINDRLTGPNIERVIIMDLQILDF, from the coding sequence ATGGCAGATGAAGATGTCGTATTCGGCGACGATGATGTAACCGGCGGTGTTGAACCGGACTCCGGAGGAAGGGGAGGTTTTCTCCCCGAAATCGTAGTAAAGATCCTCAAGCTGGTGGCTATGGGGCTCGCCGCCATAATATTTATTGTAACTGTCGTCGTGATTACCATGCAGATCCTAAACCGGGGATCAGCCCAGCAGTCGCTTCCCGCGGTTTCCCAGGAATACCAGGGTATAGCACCGATCCTGCAATGGTGGGATGGAATAGAAGAGATTCGTACCAGAACCTCCGATACCGAACCGATGACGGTAATTGTGAAGGTCAAGATTGGTTATGAAAAGGATAATAAAACCATCCAGACGGAATTGAACGATCGACAGTCACCCCTGCAGGCGGAAATACGCCACTATTTCAGCACAAAAAATGCTGCAGAGCTTACTCCCAGACATGAGGCCCAGATAACGAATGAGCTGAAGACCTTGATTAACGACAGACTTACTGGTCCGAATATTGAAAGAGTAATAATTATGGACCTGCAGATACTTGATTTTTAG
- the motB gene encoding flagellar motor protein MotB — MPRPKKCKKCPEGAADWMLTYGDMVTLLLTFFVMMYTTAEVDGSQLKLILAAFSGLGVLEGGNTLQAGELAELGNNIMTLPSVDKGRALDKARKRAISQFQPEIKTKKVRVTEDERGLIISLAADSFFRPASAEIDIENTRETLQKVSQLLISLEGRKFRIEGHTDSAPTDPAGPWPTNWELSSARAINTLKYLVQYGVPEDQFQVAGFSDTVPLTTNDTPEGRAYNRRIDIVILSDGHL, encoded by the coding sequence ATGCCAAGGCCGAAGAAATGCAAAAAATGTCCCGAAGGTGCCGCCGATTGGATGCTTACCTATGGCGATATGGTGACACTTCTCCTAACATTTTTTGTAATGATGTATACCACTGCGGAGGTCGATGGTTCGCAGCTTAAGCTGATTCTGGCAGCATTTTCCGGTCTGGGTGTGCTGGAAGGGGGGAATACCCTTCAGGCGGGAGAACTGGCGGAACTGGGGAACAATATCATGACCCTGCCTTCTGTAGACAAGGGAAGGGCTCTGGATAAGGCCCGAAAACGGGCTATAAGCCAGTTCCAGCCTGAGATCAAGACAAAAAAAGTCAGGGTTACCGAGGATGAACGGGGACTTATAATCAGTCTGGCTGCAGACTCGTTTTTTCGACCAGCCAGCGCGGAGATAGACATAGAAAATACCCGGGAGACACTGCAGAAGGTATCTCAACTGCTTATTTCTCTGGAGGGGCGAAAATTCAGAATAGAGGGTCACACCGATTCGGCACCCACAGATCCTGCTGGACCGTGGCCGACAAACTGGGAGTTATCTTCTGCACGGGCAATAAATACGCTCAAGTATCTTGTACAGTACGGCGTACCGGAGGATCAGTTTCAGGTCGCCGGTTTTTCCGACACCGTCCCACTGACGACAAATGATACTCCCGAAGGCCGGGCTTACAACCGGCGTATCGATATTGTAATTCTCAGTGACGGACACTTGTAG
- a CDS encoding motility protein A: MDLGTIIGLILGFVMILMSVFTSGGSLSSYVDIPSIFMVIGGSFAALMVANPLQRVLGMMRYLNHALNVPNWGEEAIISTLVNFSEKARREGLLALEDDLEEVDQEFMKKGIQLVVDGTDPEIIKNLLYNELNQVQERHQDGIQLFDFWGKVAPAFGMIGTLAGLIAMLANLNDADSIGSGMALALITTMYGAIFANLVLIPIKAKLEDRDKGETLVKEIMIEGILSIQSGDNPRILEVKLLSFLPPLRREAIMAESAAE, encoded by the coding sequence ATGGATTTGGGAACGATTATTGGATTGATACTCGGATTCGTCATGATTCTGATGTCAGTCTTTACTTCCGGTGGAAGCTTGTCTTCCTATGTCGATATTCCATCGATTTTTATGGTTATCGGCGGATCCTTCGCGGCCCTGATGGTAGCGAATCCTCTGCAACGGGTTCTGGGAATGATGCGCTACCTGAATCATGCTCTTAATGTTCCCAATTGGGGTGAGGAAGCCATAATCTCCACCCTGGTGAACTTCTCCGAGAAAGCCCGCCGTGAAGGACTTTTAGCCCTGGAAGACGACCTTGAAGAGGTCGACCAGGAATTTATGAAAAAGGGAATTCAGCTGGTTGTGGACGGAACGGACCCGGAGATAATAAAGAACCTGCTTTATAACGAACTTAACCAGGTTCAGGAGCGTCACCAGGACGGAATTCAGCTCTTTGACTTCTGGGGAAAGGTAGCACCGGCCTTTGGCATGATCGGAACCCTGGCCGGACTGATCGCCATGCTGGCTAACCTGAACGACGCCGATTCAATAGGATCTGGGATGGCCCTGGCGCTTATTACAACAATGTACGGTGCAATCTTTGCCAATCTGGTATTGATCCCCATAAAAGCAAAGCTTGAAGACAGGGACAAAGGGGAAACCCTGGTCAAGGAAATTATGATAGAAGGTATCCTCTCCATACAATCCGGAGATAACCCTCGGATACTCGAGGTTAAACTACTGAGTTTTCTGCCTCCCCTTAGACGAGAGGCGATTATGGCGGAATCTGCCGCCGAATAG
- a CDS encoding flagellar FlbD family protein has product MIEVTRLDGTVYWVNPHQIEYMEANPDTTLIMLSGKRLVVREDRQSILNSIIEYRRLIGAFKNEE; this is encoded by the coding sequence ATGATTGAAGTAACACGGTTGGACGGAACGGTTTACTGGGTTAATCCCCATCAGATTGAATATATGGAAGCCAATCCGGATACAACCCTGATCATGCTGTCTGGTAAACGGCTGGTAGTTCGAGAGGACCGCCAGTCGATTCTGAATTCAATTATTGAGTACCGGCGTCTGATAGGGGCCTTTAAGAACGAGGAGTAA
- the flgE gene encoding flagellar hook protein FlgE, translating to MMRSLYAGVSGLQNHQTRMDVIGNNISNVNTIGFKKGRVNFQDMLSQTMSGAARPTDELGGVNPKQVGLGMTIAAIDTIHTQGSLQTTGVMTDIAIQGNGFFILREGDQEVYTRAGAFGLDEEGTLVNPANGLKVQGWMAQEVEGLTMINTASDVGDITIPVGGKDPASGTSEVYLACNLDKRIGEIPPDAGPAEALQGTWTIDKTVYDDFGNTHTMRINFTKAVGAPNSWDAVVTMNPDETGADTANTLAEVGAANNETATFTVNFNNLGTLESVTDAQGDILTDGLLQTQISFDVPDANPDAEGAVLRQTFNLNLGEVGSVVSSMTQFAEKSSTKAFSQNGYPMGYLETFKIDQSGMITGVYSNGTNRTIGQVALASFINPGGLEKAGESTYMVTNNSGDPNISESGVAGKGKFIAGALEMSNVDLAEQFTDMIVTQRGFQSNSKTIQTSDQMLQELLTLKR from the coding sequence ATGATGCGGTCCCTTTATGCCGGTGTTTCCGGTCTGCAGAATCATCAGACGCGGATGGATGTTATTGGTAACAACATCTCAAACGTCAATACCATCGGTTTTAAGAAAGGGAGGGTGAATTTTCAGGATATGCTGTCCCAGACAATGTCTGGAGCCGCCCGCCCTACCGATGAACTGGGAGGAGTAAACCCGAAACAGGTCGGTCTGGGTATGACCATTGCTGCTATCGATACCATCCATACCCAGGGCTCTCTTCAGACAACCGGGGTAATGACTGATATCGCGATTCAGGGAAATGGTTTCTTTATTCTCCGGGAGGGGGACCAGGAGGTCTACACCAGGGCTGGCGCCTTTGGTCTTGACGAAGAGGGTACCCTGGTAAATCCGGCGAACGGATTAAAGGTCCAGGGATGGATGGCCCAGGAAGTAGAAGGGCTGACCATGATAAATACCGCTTCGGATGTTGGTGACATAACCATTCCCGTCGGAGGAAAAGACCCTGCATCAGGAACCAGCGAAGTCTATCTTGCCTGTAACCTGGACAAACGGATTGGAGAAATACCTCCCGATGCAGGTCCTGCTGAAGCGCTTCAAGGAACCTGGACCATCGACAAGACAGTCTATGACGACTTTGGTAATACCCATACCATGCGAATAAACTTTACCAAGGCCGTGGGAGCGCCAAACAGCTGGGACGCTGTTGTTACCATGAATCCTGATGAGACTGGAGCGGACACAGCAAATACCCTGGCGGAAGTTGGGGCTGCTAATAATGAAACCGCGACCTTTACGGTTAATTTTAATAATCTGGGTACCCTGGAGTCGGTAACCGATGCTCAGGGTGATATACTGACAGACGGGCTGCTGCAGACACAGATATCCTTTGATGTTCCCGATGCCAACCCCGATGCGGAAGGTGCTGTGCTTCGCCAGACCTTTAATCTGAATCTGGGAGAGGTAGGAAGCGTGGTAAGCTCCATGACCCAGTTCGCGGAAAAAAGCTCTACCAAGGCGTTCAGCCAGAATGGTTACCCCATGGGATATCTGGAGACATTTAAGATTGACCAGTCGGGAATGATAACCGGGGTCTATTCAAACGGTACCAACCGTACCATCGGACAGGTAGCCCTGGCCAGCTTTATAAATCCCGGTGGACTTGAAAAGGCAGGTGAAAGCACCTATATGGTGACCAATAACTCAGGAGATCCCAATATCTCCGAGAGCGGTGTTGCCGGGAAGGGAAAGTTCATTGCCGGTGCTTTGGAGATGAGTAATGTAGACCTGGCAGAGCAGTTTACTGATATGATTGTAACGCAGCGTGGTTTCCAGTCGAACAGCAAGACGATTCAAACATCGGATCAGATGCTGCAGGAACTTTTGACCTTAAAGCGTTAA
- the flgD gene encoding flagellar hook assembly protein FlgD, producing the protein MDISTAMDSADKARTQMQVDLLNKTIDSGRKAKQELDKDDFLKILLTQLTHQDPTEPMKDKEFIAQMAQFSTLEQMTNMASSFTQLSGVMASAKAMNTLGHQVEIIRGDQVIRGTVEAVSGRDFPQVLVNGIYYGVDEIEKVMRQEDMNI; encoded by the coding sequence ATGGATATTTCCACTGCCATGGACAGCGCCGACAAGGCCAGAACACAGATGCAGGTTGATCTGCTGAATAAGACTATCGATTCCGGCAGAAAGGCGAAGCAGGAACTGGACAAGGACGATTTTCTGAAAATCCTGTTGACCCAGTTGACCCATCAGGACCCTACGGAGCCCATGAAGGATAAAGAGTTTATTGCCCAGATGGCCCAGTTCTCCACCCTGGAGCAGATGACCAATATGGCAAGTTCTTTCACTCAGCTCTCCGGAGTAATGGCTTCTGCAAAGGCCATGAATACCCTGGGACATCAGGTGGAGATTATCCGGGGTGACCAGGTTATACGTGGTACAGTAGAAGCAGTATCCGGACGGGATTTCCCCCAGGTACTTGTAAACGGGATCTACTACGGTGTAGATGAGATTGAAAAGGTAATGCGCCAGGAGGATATGAATATATGA
- a CDS encoding flagellar hook-length control protein FliK: MISPVEILSYNSRPADFSPQGPEVEGPSFGEYLTRAEEDRGGSSVQQEAEQRDSDLQPKAAVQRDDQESRVSDEDTVKSQTKDQGSDSSADKDSARSGDTRENAEESVSGKKSDNDNYRTESVEKDNRETRLITAKRESGEIPVPVGKENREKKNLKDSALLTKNASHGLSEADNDSAKSDVEKSEKDRSKDENLNGSGFPVKGDTENSGSLSAAVAEGAKRQSSQKDEASEGFSRPDPGAGVKNGDENSQAIKAEIIDLRRQKAQKNEQSSEKVAGKIDSTGVQDAAKPENPGRQEFLVLEPVQSKGDGNIARSDSQPVQAAADLSRALKDEGNAEILKKAQFVLKDRDQGEIRLILKPEKLGEVRIRLNLTDNRHIAGRIIVENNSVREVFQENMEALNRAFRENGFQTTGLDVSVGQREGFSGRRRERNMEGVPVEKLTRIFDEQIPRVEDYLFGDSRVNVYV; the protein is encoded by the coding sequence ATGATAAGCCCGGTAGAGATTCTCTCCTACAACTCACGACCCGCGGATTTCTCTCCGCAAGGGCCGGAGGTTGAAGGACCTTCTTTTGGCGAATATCTGACTCGGGCCGAAGAAGACAGGGGCGGGTCATCCGTACAGCAGGAGGCTGAACAGCGGGACAGTGATCTTCAGCCAAAAGCTGCCGTACAGAGGGATGATCAGGAAAGCAGGGTATCTGATGAGGATACGGTAAAATCGCAAACGAAGGATCAGGGAAGTGATTCAAGCGCAGACAAAGATTCTGCGCGCAGCGGTGATACCCGAGAGAACGCGGAAGAATCTGTTTCCGGAAAAAAAAGTGACAATGATAATTACAGAACCGAATCAGTGGAAAAGGATAATCGAGAAACCAGGTTAATTACAGCGAAACGTGAATCGGGCGAAATTCCCGTACCAGTAGGGAAAGAAAACAGAGAAAAAAAGAATCTGAAAGATTCTGCACTCCTCACTAAAAATGCATCCCATGGACTTTCAGAAGCCGATAATGATTCGGCGAAGTCTGATGTCGAAAAGAGCGAAAAAGACAGGTCGAAAGACGAAAACCTCAATGGTTCCGGTTTTCCTGTCAAAGGGGATACAGAGAATAGCGGGAGCCTCTCAGCCGCTGTCGCAGAAGGAGCGAAGAGGCAGTCCAGTCAAAAGGATGAGGCTTCTGAAGGATTTTCCCGTCCTGATCCTGGCGCTGGAGTAAAAAACGGAGATGAAAACAGTCAGGCAATAAAAGCTGAAATTATCGATTTACGGCGGCAAAAGGCGCAAAAAAACGAGCAGTCTTCAGAAAAGGTCGCCGGGAAGATCGACAGCACGGGCGTACAGGATGCAGCGAAACCTGAGAACCCGGGTCGGCAGGAGTTTCTTGTTCTTGAGCCGGTTCAGAGTAAGGGAGACGGAAACATCGCACGCAGCGATTCCCAGCCTGTACAGGCAGCGGCGGATTTATCCCGTGCTTTGAAGGACGAGGGAAACGCGGAAATTCTGAAGAAGGCTCAGTTTGTACTGAAAGACCGGGATCAGGGAGAGATTCGTTTGATCCTGAAGCCGGAAAAACTGGGCGAAGTTCGAATACGTTTGAATCTGACTGATAATAGGCATATAGCCGGCCGGATAATTGTCGAAAATAATAGTGTGAGAGAGGTTTTTCAGGAGAACATGGAGGCCCTGAACCGGGCATTCCGGGAAAACGGATTTCAGACCACCGGGCTCGATGTCTCTGTAGGACAGAGAGAAGGGTTTTCCGGGCGGCGAAGAGAACGGAATATGGAAGGTGTTCCTGTGGAAAAACTGACCAGGATTTTTGATGAACAGATACCCCGGGTCGAAGATTATCTCTTCGGCGATAGTCGGGTCAATGTATATGTGTAG